A region from the Acomys russatus chromosome 20, mAcoRus1.1, whole genome shotgun sequence genome encodes:
- the LOC127204731 gene encoding GREB1-like protein produces MFISGPPKKRHRGWYPGSPVSQPALVVPVPTVRPLSRTEPLLSTPVPQTPLTGILQPRPVPAGETVIVPENLLSNSGVRPVILIGYGTLPYFYGNVGDIVVSPLLVNCYKIPQLENKDLEQLGLTSSHLLSAENMILLTIQYLVRLGPDQIPLREEFEQIMLKAMQEFTVRERALQMGVPCLPMSPGQLPWLARLAASVSQDLVHVIVTQNSLAEGISDTEASQ; encoded by the exons ATGTTCATCTCTGGCCCACCAAAGAAACGACACCGGGGATGGTACCCTGGGTCACCTGTCTCCCAGCCTGCTCTAGTTGTTCCAGTCCCTACAGTCCGTCCTCTTTCAAGAACTG agcCCCTATTATCTACCCCAGTTCCACAGACCCCACTAACTGGAATTCTCCAGCCTCGGCCTGTCCCTGCAGGGGAAACTGTGATTGTTCCTGAAAACCTGCTCAGTAACTCGGGAGTTAGACCAGTGATCCTCATAG GCTATGGCACTTTACCCTATTTCTATGGAAATGTTGGCGACATTGTTGTAAGTCCCCTGCTGGTGAACTGCTACAAGATCCCACAGCTGGAAAACAAAGATCTGGAACAACTAGGTTTGACGAGCAGCCACCTCCTGAGCGCGGAGAACATGATCCTTCTGACAATACAGTATCTTGTACGGTTAG GTCCTGACCAGATACCTCTCAGGGAAGAATTTGAGCAAATCATGCTGAAAGCTATGCAAGAATTtactgtgagagagagagccctgcaGATGGGTGTTCCCTGCTTACCTATGTCCCCGGGACAGCTCCCCTGGCTTGCTAGATTAGCTGCCAGTGTGTCTCAAGACCTGGTTCATGTGAtcgttacccaaaactctctggcAGAAGGCATTTCAGACACTGAGGCTTCTCAATGA